A region of the Agromyces sp. CF514 genome:
ACCGACGGCGGTCCCCGCTGCGCGTGCGGCAAGCACGGCTGCCTCGAGACGTGGCTCGCCGTGCCCCGGCTCACCGCACAGCTCGACGCCCTCGAGCACACCGAGCACGAGGCATCCGATCGCGAAGCCATCCTCACCGAGGCCGGCCGACGGCTCGGCATCGTGCTCGCACCCGTCGTGGGTGCGCTCAACCTGTCGGAGGTCGCGCTCAGCGGCCCCGCCGAACTGCTTGACGGCCCCCTCGCCCTGGCGGCCGTCGAAACGCTCCGGACGCGGACGATGGCGGAACACAACCGTGATCTGAGGCTCCGGATGACCGAGCAGGCGCAGGACATCGTCCTTCGCGGCGCGGCCGTCATGGTCCTCTCCGGACAACTCGGGGTCTCGTAAGAGCACCCCACGCACCAAGGGTGCAGCGAACCCCCGCTGCCGCCCCACCCCATGAAAGGAAACGCAAATGAGGAAACTCGGCATCGTGGCCCTCAGCGCCGCTGCTGCGCTCACCCTCGCCGGTTGCAGCACCGGTGGCGGCGACACGTCCGCTGACGGCGGCGACATCACCGTCTGGGTCGTCGGCTCCGACACGCCCAAGGACGCGCGCGCATACCTCAAGGACACGTTCGAGGCTGAGAACGACGGCTGGACCCTCACGGTCGAGGAGAAGACCTGGGCCGACGTCAGCGACACGTACGCTGCGGCACTCCAGTCGAACGACTCGCCCGACGTGGTCGAGGTCGGCAACACCCAGACCGCGAGCTTCGCGGACCAGGGCCTGTTCCTGCCGCTCGAGGACTTCAACACCGACGACTACCTCCCGGGCCTCGTCGAGTCGGCGACCTACGACGGCGACCTCTACGCCGCTCCGTACTACGCCGGCGGCCGCATCGTGTTCTACAGCCAGCAGATCCTCGGCGACACGGCGATCCCCACGACGCTCGACGAGTACGTGGAGACCGGCAAGGCGCGCAAGACCGACACCCTCTCGGGCATCTGGGCTCCAGGCCGCGACTGGTACAACGCCCTTCCCTACGTCTGGTCGCACGGCGGATTCATCGCCGAGCAGGACGGCGACGAGTGGAAGGCCGGCTTCTCGAGCGAGGGCGGCATCGAGGGCCTGACCCAGCTGCAGGACGTCTACCTGAACGCGTCCAACGCGGCCAAGGACGGCGACGAGACCGACCCGCAGGTTCCCTTCTGCGCCGGTGAGGACCTGTTCCTCTCCGCGCCGGCATGGGTGCAGTGGTCGATCAACGCTCCGGCCGACGCCGAGGCTCCCGGCTGCCCCGACACCTACGGTGCAGACCTGCACGCCTTCGCCCTCCCGGGCGAGACCGCCGGTGAGACCGCTCCGATCTTCGCCGGTGGCTCGAACGTCGCCGTCGCGACGAAGAGCGCCAACCCCGAGCAGGCTCGCGCCGCGCTCGACATCATGGCCAGCGCCGGCTACCAGGACCTCCTGGCCGCCGGTGGCCTGACCCCGGGC
Encoded here:
- a CDS encoding extracellular solute-binding protein, which gives rise to MRKLGIVALSAAAALTLAGCSTGGGDTSADGGDITVWVVGSDTPKDARAYLKDTFEAENDGWTLTVEEKTWADVSDTYAAALQSNDSPDVVEVGNTQTASFADQGLFLPLEDFNTDDYLPGLVESATYDGDLYAAPYYAGGRIVFYSQQILGDTAIPTTLDEYVETGKARKTDTLSGIWAPGRDWYNALPYVWSHGGFIAEQDGDEWKAGFSSEGGIEGLTQLQDVYLNASNAAKDGDETDPQVPFCAGEDLFLSAPAWVQWSINAPADAEAPGCPDTYGADLHAFALPGETAGETAPIFAGGSNVAVATKSANPEQARAALDIMASAGYQDLLAAGGLTPGLTASAAQLPDTEIAKAQAVALENSKVTPTTPKWAEVEAAQIIQEALVKIAQGGDVASIAADLDAQIEEILNS